In a genomic window of Candidatus Omnitrophota bacterium:
- a CDS encoding type II secretion system protein GspK codes for MQTKGGSILFISLWTVCLLTIFSVVLGYQVRQKLTLAQRLDEKSKLHFIAQAAVMKAIVELKKEEEKPYDALGDTWSNNLGAFKGMAIGDGEVDISYGYIDEKSGICQTRYGLVDEERKININKAGMPVLKHLFQIVAGLDETGAQELAACIIDWRDSDSQLSIPLGSAENFDYRSMQYPYEARNQDFEVLDEILLVKGMNKDIFEKIKDYVTIYSSGRVNINTASRPVLLALGLDDNIAGDIMSFRAGEDGVMATADDKIFDTTANIIPKLSQSYHLSVSELAELSAVVDQYLVANSKNFMIKASAKLNNRVDTVELICVINRNGNILYWRES; via the coding sequence GTGCAGACTAAAGGCGGCAGCATATTGTTTATCTCTTTGTGGACGGTTTGCCTGTTAACTATTTTTAGCGTGGTTTTAGGATATCAAGTCAGGCAGAAATTAACCTTAGCCCAAAGGCTGGATGAAAAAAGCAAATTACATTTTATTGCCCAGGCTGCGGTAATGAAAGCAATCGTGGAATTGAAAAAAGAAGAAGAGAAGCCTTATGATGCTTTAGGGGATACCTGGAGCAATAATCTTGGCGCCTTTAAAGGGATGGCTATAGGCGATGGCGAGGTCGATATTTCATATGGTTATATAGACGAGAAATCAGGAATTTGCCAAACCCGGTATGGGCTGGTTGATGAAGAAAGAAAAATAAATATTAATAAAGCAGGGATGCCGGTGCTTAAGCATCTTTTTCAGATTGTCGCTGGTCTGGATGAAACAGGCGCTCAGGAGCTGGCGGCTTGCATAATTGACTGGAGGGACAGCGATAGCCAATTATCAATACCTTTGGGCAGTGCCGAGAATTTTGATTACAGAAGCATGCAATATCCTTATGAAGCAAGGAACCAGGATTTTGAAGTTCTGGATGAAATTCTTCTGGTTAAAGGGATGAACAAGGATATCTTTGAAAAAATCAAGGATTATGTTACTATTTATAGCAGCGGCAGGGTTAATATCAATACTGCTTCAAGGCCGGTGCTTCTGGCTTTAGGCTTAGATGATAATATTGCAGGTGATATTATGTCTTTTAGGGCAGGTGAAGATGGGGTTATGGCTACTGCCGACGATAAAATTTTCGATACAACTGCTAATATAATCCCAAAACTTAGCCAGTCTTATCATCTGAGTGTTTCTGAGCTGGCAGAGCTTAGTGCGGTAGTTGACCAATACTTGGTTGCAAATTCTAAAAATTTTATGATCAAGGCGTCTGCTAAATTAAACAACAGAGT